A single genomic interval of Theropithecus gelada isolate Dixy chromosome 16, Tgel_1.0, whole genome shotgun sequence harbors:
- the LOC112610010 gene encoding 40S ribosomal protein S27-like has product MPLAKDLLHPSPEEEKRKHKKKHLVQSPNSYFMDVKCPGCYKITTVFSHAQTVVLCVGCSTVLCQPTGGKARLTEGYSFRRKQH; this is encoded by the coding sequence ATGCCTCTCGCAAAGGATCTCCTTCATCCCTCcccagaagaggagaagaggaaacacAAGAAGAAACACCTGGTGCAGAGCCCCAATTCCTACTTCATGGATGTGAAATGCCCAGGATGCTATAAAATCACCACGGTCTTTAGCCATGCACAAACGGTAGTTTTGTGTGTTGGCTGCTCCACTGTCCTCTGCCAGCCTACAGGAGGAAAAGCAAGGCTTACAGAAGGATATTCCTTTAGGAGGAAGCAGCACTAA